Proteins found in one Drosophila innubila isolate TH190305 chromosome X, UK_Dinn_1.0, whole genome shotgun sequence genomic segment:
- the LOC117793834 gene encoding ubiquitin carboxyl-terminal hydrolase 7-like has protein sequence MATKDEIEVDKFRSQAIFSYTFDNVGPNNKAQTSEPFYVRMLPWSILIVPHNRALGVFLQCNADSRDTSWSCHAIAKLNLVCYKPNAKPYTCNKIDRLFNLKGTGWGLPDFITWEELNNPDNCYVHNDSITIEVHVIADAPHGIKWDSKKHTGYIGLRKRECTRDINSVLQMLYFTNALRSAVYQMQTNVDIGDESKFVVFHLQRIFHELQFGDCPVDAKKPILSILFEDLKSFMPCNAQDFLCKTIHNLETAMKDTSLEDTIPGLFKGKMTSFFKSTQYFNSTKTFDETFYDIKLNIEGKKNIYDSLKDYIATKKVDHGNSKCPEMHCHQASKRVIFTSFPPVLHIYLNRFQFNPVTNELIKDNNRFKFYDEIHLDGFLAEREKTPADYVLHSVLVHSGDKYCGHYVVFINPKADGRWFKFDNELVSRCQKEEAIEQNYGGKDDEILLRDKDSSVYMLVYVRKSEIDRVLCDIPEKEIFNDLIERLDLKHRMEPNLDIPIPVMLKDYFESQEERRLIELEQIFKRPLKVRPIQTVKDMVEMLVTAFNLPRDRMRMWDMWDRSIKEIPKSQRIPNTNKPIKKESHPEDNKFITSNVSQLNSVAALDGTSVAAPTVATFNATSSGSSTKATIAIPNPDDAFFLQYLGNKLGEYSANTKNIIQFHFYQILFKADMGCYDNADASKESDTN, from the exons ATGGCAACGAAAGACGAAATAGAGGTGGATAAATTCCGATCGCAAGCGATTTTCTCGTATACCTTTGACAATGTTGGACCAAATAATAAAGCACAAACATCAGAGCCTTTCTATGTCCGTATGCTGCCATGGAGTATATTGATCGTACCCCATAATAGGGCATTAGGCGTCTTTCTTCAATGCAATGCTGATAGTCGTGATACCTCCTGGTCATGCCATGCCATCGCCAAATTGAATCTCGTATGTTACAAGCCGAATGCGAAACCATATACCTGCAACAAAATCGATCGTTTATTCAACTTAAAAGGCACAGGTTGGGGCTTGCCCGATTTTATAACCTGGGAGGAACTGAACAATCCGGACAACTGCTATGTTCACAATGACAGTATTACAATCGAAGTGCATGTTATTGCCGATGCTCCGCACGGAATAAAATGGGATTCCAAGAAGCACACCGGATACATTGGTTTAAGGAAACGAGAATGCACAAGAGACATAAATTCGGTGCTGCAGATGTTGTATTTTACAAACGCACTCCGTTCGGCTGTTTATCAAATGCAGACGAATGTAGATATAGGTGATGAAAGCAAATTTGTGGTTTTCCACCTGCAGCGTATTTTCCATGAACTGCAGTTCGGTGATTGTCCCGTGGACGCCAAGAAGCCAATACTTTCGATTTTATTCGAAGACTTGAAATCGTTTATGCCGTGTAATGCTCAAGATTTTTTGTGTAAAACGATCCACAACTTGGAGACAGCTATGAAGGACACCAGCCTGGAAGATACAATTCCAGGGCTTTTCAAGGGAAAAATGACGTCATTCTTTAAATCAACGCAATATTTCAACTCTACTAAAACATTCGACGAAACTTTCTACgatattaaacttaatatcGAAGGCAAGAAGAACATCTATGACTCCCTCAAGGACTATATCGCCACAAAAAAAGTGGATCATGGCAACAGCAAGTGCCCCGAAATGCACTGTCACCAG gcAAGCAAGAGAGTCATATTCACATCATTCCCTCCGGTGTTGCACATATACTTGAATCGTTTCCAATTCAATCCAGTTACAAATGAATTAATCAAAGACAATAATCGTTTTAAGTTTTATGACGAAATCCATCTCGATGGTTTTTTGGCCGAGCGTGAAAAAACACCAGCCGATTATGTTCTCCATTCCGTACTCGTACACTCGGGCGATAAATATTGCGGTCATTATGTAGTCTTCATAAATCCAAAGGCTGATGGACGTtggtttaaatttgataacGAATTGGTGTCCCGTTGCCAAAAGGAAGAGGCCATCGAGCAAAATTACGGCGGAAAGGATGATGAGATCTTGCTTCGTGATAAAGACAGCAGTGTCTACATGCTCGTCTATGTACGGAAATCGGAGATAGATCGTGTATTATGCGATATACCTGAAAAAGAGATATTCAACGATCTAATAGAGCGTCTTGATTTGAAGCATCGCATGGAGCCTAATCTCGATATACCTATCCCAGTCATGCTCAAGGACTACTTTGAGTCGCAAGAAGAGCGTCGTCTCATCGAATTGGAACAGATATTTAAGCGTCCGTTAAAGGTAAGGCCAATTCAAACCGTCAAGGATATGGTCGAAATGTTGGTCACAGCATTTAATCTGCCACGCGATCGCATGCGAATGTGGGACATGTGGGACCGGTCCATCAAGGAGATACCCAAATCTCAGAGGATACCCAACACTAATAAGCCCATCAAGAAA GAAAGTCACCCCGAGGATAATAAGTTTATCACAAGCAACGTGTCACAACTAAActctgttgctgctcttgATGGAACTTCTGTTGCAGCTCCCACTGTTGCCACATTCAATGCCACCTCGTCGGGTTCCTCGACAAAAGCGACAATTGCTATCCCCAACCCAGATGATGCCTTCTTTTTGCAATATCTGGGCAACAAGCTCGGGGAATACTCTGCGAATACCAAAAATATCATACAATtccatttttatcaaattctcTTTAAGGCCGATATGGGTTGTTATGATAATGCCGATGCATCCAAGGAATCAGATACGAATTAA
- the LOC117784526 gene encoding uncharacterized protein LOC117784526 isoform X1, with protein MSIRKYKNPVNNHFIYNDDIRKSTCKICYFDMAGRHSENLMRHLMRKHPATYAEVMIEKQRRRTANLNQSGSTTDTTSSPLSSMFKFETEPHKFLIKSEKLEFRLNEPLQHQVTNSDTFSNEYEDEDEDQTGNGQFESVYLAKAELRDGQMNDSNESLSYQESHPEDSEFIISNLPPQNSATAETHVATATVANAVATSNATSSGSSTIATIASPNPDDAFFLQYLGNKFGKYSANTKNTVQFHINRILYKADMGCYDNADASKVSETDI; from the exons ATGTCGATTCGAAAATACAAGAATCCAGTTAACAATCACTTCATCTATAATGATGACATACGCAAGAGCACATGCAAAATCTGTTATTTCGATATGGCTGGAAGGCATTCGGAGAATCTGATGCGGCATCTAATGCGCAAACACCCGGCCACGTATGCCGAGGTGATGATAGAGAAACAACGCCGTCGAACCGCTAACTTAAATCAAAGCGGTTCAACGACAGATACTACATCCAGTCCGTTGTCATCcatgtttaaatttgaaacggAACCACATAAATTTCTGATTAAATCG GAAAAATTGGAATTCAGACTCAATGAACCTCTCCAACATCAG GTGACCAATTCCGATACTTTTTCAAATGAAtacgaggacgaggacgaagATCAAACGGGAAATGGACAATTTGAGAGCGTTTACCTTGCAAAAGCGGAGCTACGAGACGGTCAAATGAATGACTCCAATGAATCTCTCTCATATCAGGAAAGTCACCCCGAGGATAGTGAATTTATCATAAGCAATTTGCCACCACAAAACTCTGCTACTGCTGAAACTcatgttgcaactgcaactgttgccaaTGCCGTTGCCACGTCCAATGCCACCTCGTCTGGATCCTCGACTATAGCGACAATTGCTAGCCCTAACCCAGATGATGCCTTCTTTCTGCAATATCTGGGCAATAAGTTCGGAAAATACTCTGCGAATACCAAAAATACCGTACAATTCCATATTAATCGCATTCTCTATAAGGCCGATATGGGTTGTTACGATAATGCTGATGCATCAAAGGTATCAGAAACGGATATTTAA
- the LOC117784526 gene encoding uncharacterized protein LOC117784526 isoform X2, protein MSIRKYKNPVNNHFIYNDDIRKSTCKICYFDMAGRHSENLMRHLMRKHPATYAEVMIEKQRRRTANLNQSGSTTDTTSSPLSSMFKFETEPHKFLIKSVTNSDTFSNEYEDEDEDQTGNGQFESVYLAKAELRDGQMNDSNESLSYQESHPEDSEFIISNLPPQNSATAETHVATATVANAVATSNATSSGSSTIATIASPNPDDAFFLQYLGNKFGKYSANTKNTVQFHINRILYKADMGCYDNADASKVSETDI, encoded by the exons ATGTCGATTCGAAAATACAAGAATCCAGTTAACAATCACTTCATCTATAATGATGACATACGCAAGAGCACATGCAAAATCTGTTATTTCGATATGGCTGGAAGGCATTCGGAGAATCTGATGCGGCATCTAATGCGCAAACACCCGGCCACGTATGCCGAGGTGATGATAGAGAAACAACGCCGTCGAACCGCTAACTTAAATCAAAGCGGTTCAACGACAGATACTACATCCAGTCCGTTGTCATCcatgtttaaatttgaaacggAACCACATAAATTTCTGATTAAATCG GTGACCAATTCCGATACTTTTTCAAATGAAtacgaggacgaggacgaagATCAAACGGGAAATGGACAATTTGAGAGCGTTTACCTTGCAAAAGCGGAGCTACGAGACGGTCAAATGAATGACTCCAATGAATCTCTCTCATATCAGGAAAGTCACCCCGAGGATAGTGAATTTATCATAAGCAATTTGCCACCACAAAACTCTGCTACTGCTGAAACTcatgttgcaactgcaactgttgccaaTGCCGTTGCCACGTCCAATGCCACCTCGTCTGGATCCTCGACTATAGCGACAATTGCTAGCCCTAACCCAGATGATGCCTTCTTTCTGCAATATCTGGGCAATAAGTTCGGAAAATACTCTGCGAATACCAAAAATACCGTACAATTCCATATTAATCGCATTCTCTATAAGGCCGATATGGGTTGTTACGATAATGCTGATGCATCAAAGGTATCAGAAACGGATATTTAA